One Clostridiisalibacter paucivorans DSM 22131 genomic region harbors:
- a CDS encoding ABC transporter ATP-binding protein produces MIPLLRIRNLHKTFNNNTVNQVTLFKSLSLDIEENDFVTIIGSNGAGKSTLLNIISGMISIDDGTIVLNDKDISKMTEFKRTRFIGRVFQDPSLGTSPSMTILENLSMAYNKGRSFGLSHGVSNKNIPLFKELLSQLSLGLEDKLDTNVGMLSGGQRQSLALIMATLSTPKLLLLDEHTAALDPKTSETIIKITKDIVKDKKISTLMVTHNLNHAIDIGNRLIMLHRGAVVLDIRDREKDNLTIDKLLKLFNNINPSDSLSDRLLFS; encoded by the coding sequence GTGATTCCCCTGTTACGAATACGAAATCTGCATAAGACATTCAATAATAATACTGTAAATCAAGTAACCTTATTTAAAAGTCTATCTTTAGATATAGAAGAAAATGACTTCGTTACAATAATAGGTAGTAATGGTGCAGGAAAATCAACCTTATTAAATATAATCTCTGGAATGATAAGTATAGATGATGGAACTATAGTTTTGAATGATAAAGATATCTCTAAAATGACAGAATTTAAAAGAACAAGATTCATAGGGAGGGTATTTCAAGATCCTTCTTTAGGTACTTCTCCTTCTATGACTATACTAGAAAATCTGTCCATGGCATATAATAAAGGAAGAAGTTTCGGTCTTTCTCATGGTGTATCCAATAAAAACATACCCCTCTTTAAGGAACTTTTGTCCCAATTGTCTTTGGGACTAGAAGACAAATTAGATACAAATGTTGGTATGTTATCTGGGGGACAAAGACAATCTCTAGCATTAATTATGGCAACACTGTCTACGCCTAAGTTATTGCTTTTAGATGAGCATACAGCAGCACTAGATCCTAAAACCTCTGAAACAATAATAAAGATTACTAAAGATATAGTTAAAGATAAGAAAATATCTACTCTTATGGTAACACATAATTTGAATCACGCTATAGATATAGGAAACAGACTAATTATGCTCCATAGGGGTGCTGTAGTATTAGACATAAGGGACAGAGAAAAGGATAACTTAACTATAGATAAATTACTAAAATTATTCAATAATATAAATCCCTCAGATAGCTTGAGTGATAGGTTGCTATTTTCATAA
- the ispD gene encoding 2-C-methyl-D-erythritol 4-phosphate cytidylyltransferase produces MSYNGKYISVIIPAAGMGKRMDMGINKQFIEIEKKPILAHTVQVFNNCNYIDEIILVVRKDEIPYTIEKVVNRYGFEKVNQVIAGGVERQHSVYNGLAAIDKCTDIVLIHDGARPCITQDGIKMGIEGVMEFRACVLGVPVKDTIKQVNDSSEVINTPDRNTLWAIQTPQCFEYNMIKSAYDKVLKENIPVTDDSMAVEILGQPVRVIMGSYENIKVTTKEDLDVVSKTLRR; encoded by the coding sequence ATGTCGTATAATGGGAAATATATATCTGTAATTATTCCTGCTGCAGGAATGGGTAAAAGGATGGATATGGGTATTAATAAGCAGTTTATAGAGATAGAAAAAAAGCCTATTTTGGCACATACAGTTCAAGTGTTTAACAATTGTAATTATATAGACGAAATTATACTTGTGGTAAGAAAGGATGAAATACCTTATACAATAGAAAAGGTAGTAAATAGATATGGATTTGAAAAGGTAAACCAAGTAATAGCTGGAGGCGTTGAGAGGCAACATTCAGTATATAATGGTTTAGCTGCTATAGATAAATGTACAGATATTGTATTGATACATGACGGTGCAAGGCCCTGTATAACTCAGGATGGAATAAAAATGGGTATAGAAGGAGTAATGGAATTTAGGGCATGTGTGCTGGGAGTTCCTGTTAAGGACACTATAAAGCAGGTAAATGATAGTTCAGAAGTGATTAACACACCCGATAGAAATACATTATGGGCTATACAGACTCCTCAATGTTTTGAATATAATATGATAAAAAGTGCATATGATAAGGTTTTAAAAGAAAATATACCTGTTACAGATGATAGTATGGCAGTGGAGATATTGGGACAGCCAGTAAGGGTGATTATGGGTAGTTATGAAAATATAAAGGTGACTACTAAAGAGGATTTGGATGTAGTTTCTAAGACATTAAGGAGGTAG
- a CDS encoding CarD family transcriptional regulator yields the protein MFNIGDKIVYPMHGAGIIEGIEEKEILGKKRKYYVMKMPMGEMKVMVPIDNIEDIGIREVISVEEVDHVLGVLSDDETKMPQNWNRRYRANMDKLKSGDIYEIASVVRNLIIRDREKGLSTGERKMLNNAKQILISEIVLAKNIGEVEAENLIEEVVQ from the coding sequence ATGTTCAATATAGGAGATAAAATTGTTTATCCAATGCACGGAGCAGGTATAATAGAAGGTATAGAGGAAAAGGAGATATTGGGTAAAAAGAGAAAGTATTATGTAATGAAGATGCCTATGGGTGAAATGAAAGTAATGGTTCCCATAGACAATATTGAAGACATAGGTATAAGAGAGGTTATCAGTGTAGAAGAAGTTGATCATGTATTGGGAGTACTAAGTGATGATGAAACTAAAATGCCTCAAAACTGGAATAGAAGATATAGAGCTAATATGGATAAACTTAAGAGCGGAGATATATATGAAATAGCCTCTGTAGTTAGGAATCTTATAATTAGAGATAGAGAAAAGGGATTATCTACTGGAGAGAGAAAGATGCTCAATAATGCTAAACAGATATTAATTAGTGAAATAGTATTGGCCAAAAATATTGGAGAAGTAGAAGCAGAAAACTTAATTGAAGAGGTCGTTCAATAG
- a CDS encoding methyl-accepting chemotaxis protein: protein MKEAKLTQFKSSIKYRLIIWITSSILLLLGILGYLSYNETHKAMKNKLSLTSQQTLEAINEEVSMFLTVTESKVESLSEANITLKGVDEFNNKLLENGNTDMLINLMGGFAHERPEILDLYVGTKLGEIISGAGLGVSEDYDPRVRDWYKDALNSQDAIWSDPYVDESTNQVTVTVSKVLRNSNEDILGVIAADIVLDEFGASIGNTKIGKKGQVYVTSEQGVMIANVDTEIIGKRDYFGEQLWSSIESEKEDENQYNIGKEKKYLYHITNEKTGWKIFAELDESELLSDTNGIKRYIIFWSIIGVAIGIVLAFIIARNIHKPLLGLKSAFQQAAKGDLNSYVDIKTKDEFGETGYNFNIMIDNLKNMISHIIDASNTINESSDGLNTITEQTSTAAGEVASTIEDLAKGGEQQARDTENGAMRMSNLADILNKLNNAVKYMGDISDDTNKISDDGSHVINELEYKSKDNEKSIEKINSVVNKLSDSSKDIDKITVAIGDIAEQTNLLALNAAIEAARAGEAGRGFAVVAEEIRNLAEETTNSVGEINKIIMNMQQGTEEAVNAMEDVKSSTEEQKEAVSNTGIIFENINESLNNLITRIKDCQSMIDDMDVEKGEVLTIMESISAAAEETSASTQEVSASTEQQLAAMEEVSSYVENMHELAQYLKEEVNKFKI from the coding sequence GTGAAGGAAGCAAAGTTAACGCAGTTTAAAAGCAGTATAAAGTATAGGCTTATAATATGGATTACATCATCTATATTATTATTGCTAGGGATATTGGGGTATTTATCTTATAATGAAACACATAAAGCTATGAAGAATAAATTATCACTGACATCCCAGCAGACATTAGAGGCTATAAATGAAGAGGTATCTATGTTTTTGACGGTTACTGAAAGTAAAGTAGAATCATTGTCAGAAGCAAATATAACCTTGAAAGGTGTAGATGAATTTAACAATAAACTATTGGAAAATGGAAATACAGATATGCTCATTAATCTAATGGGGGGGTTTGCCCATGAAAGACCAGAGATATTAGATTTATACGTTGGTACTAAATTGGGAGAAATTATATCGGGAGCAGGATTAGGCGTTTCTGAAGACTATGATCCTAGAGTTAGAGATTGGTATAAAGATGCATTAAATAGTCAAGATGCGATTTGGAGCGATCCTTATGTAGATGAAAGCACCAATCAAGTTACTGTTACAGTATCTAAGGTATTAAGAAATTCCAATGAAGATATATTGGGGGTTATAGCAGCTGACATAGTACTGGATGAATTTGGGGCTAGTATTGGAAATACTAAAATCGGAAAAAAGGGACAAGTATATGTAACTTCTGAACAAGGGGTAATGATAGCCAATGTAGATACTGAAATTATAGGGAAAAGAGATTATTTTGGTGAACAATTATGGAGCTCAATCGAATCGGAAAAGGAAGATGAAAATCAGTACAATATCGGGAAAGAAAAGAAGTATTTATACCATATAACCAATGAAAAAACTGGATGGAAGATATTTGCTGAGTTGGATGAAAGCGAATTATTATCTGATACCAATGGTATAAAGAGATATATTATATTTTGGAGTATCATTGGTGTAGCTATTGGAATAGTATTGGCTTTTATAATAGCTAGAAATATACATAAACCATTATTAGGATTAAAATCTGCTTTTCAACAGGCCGCCAAAGGAGATCTTAATTCCTATGTAGATATAAAGACTAAAGATGAATTTGGAGAAACTGGATATAATTTTAATATAATGATAGATAATTTAAAGAATATGATTAGTCATATAATTGATGCATCAAACACTATAAATGAATCTTCTGATGGGTTAAATACTATAACCGAGCAGACCTCTACTGCTGCTGGAGAAGTAGCTAGTACCATAGAGGACTTGGCTAAAGGTGGAGAACAACAGGCTAGAGATACAGAAAATGGTGCCATGAGAATGAGTAATTTAGCCGATATCTTAAATAAATTGAACAATGCTGTTAAGTATATGGGAGATATTTCAGATGATACAAATAAGATTAGCGATGATGGTTCCCATGTAATAAATGAACTGGAGTATAAATCTAAAGATAATGAAAAATCTATAGAAAAGATAAATAGTGTAGTGAATAAACTAAGTGATAGTTCTAAAGACATAGATAAGATAACTGTTGCCATAGGAGATATAGCGGAACAGACGAATCTATTGGCATTGAATGCAGCTATTGAGGCAGCTAGAGCTGGAGAAGCAGGAAGGGGATTTGCTGTTGTAGCTGAAGAAATAAGAAATTTAGCAGAGGAGACTACTAATTCTGTTGGAGAAATCAATAAAATAATTATGAATATGCAGCAGGGAACTGAAGAGGCAGTTAATGCTATGGAAGATGTAAAGTCATCTACAGAGGAACAAAAAGAAGCAGTGTCTAATACAGGCATTATATTTGAAAACATAAATGAATCATTAAATAATTTGATTACACGAATAAAGGACTGTCAATCAATGATTGATGATATGGATGTGGAAAAGGGAGAGGTACTTACAATAATGGAAAGTATATCTGCAGCGGCAGAGGAGACTTCAGCCTCTACACAGGAGGTTTCAGCATCCACAGAACAGCAATTGGCAGCTATGGAAGAAGTAAGTTCTTATGTGGAAAATATGCATGAATTAGCACAATATCTAAAGGAAGAAGTAAACAAATTTAAAATATAA
- a CDS encoding proline--tRNA ligase, translating to MKMSKLYMPTLREVPSEAEIPSHQLLLRAGMIRKLVSGVYSYLPLGHRVLKKIENIVREEMDRAGAQELLMSAIQPAELWQETGRWSDFGPEMFRLKDRNERQFCLGPTHEEIFTDVIRNELKSYKQLPLNIYQIQTKYRDEKRPRFGLMRSREFLMKDAYSFDKDEAGMENSYREMWEAYERVFTRCKLKFKIVEGDSGAMGGNNSHEFMAMSDVGESLVAYCDACDYAATDEKAAAVYDINLSGEDILPMERIDTPNVGTIEDLINFFNCGGEKFIKTLLYKVEDDVIAVLIPGDRELNETKLVNLLGVPEHLVELADEETIKEVTGANVGFAGPIGLKDDVKIYVDSRVTKMKNAIVGGNETDIHIKNVNYGRDFTGEVVEDLLLVKLGDRCPKCGAELKMDRGIEVGNIFQLGTKYSEGLNATFLDENGKDQKFVMGCYGIGVSRTLAAIIEQYHDDNGIIWPLVVAPYHVVITVVNVKKEDQVQLAEKLYNELSDMGIEVLLDDRKERAGVKFNDAELIGIPMRVTVGRDASEGKVEFVLRDSGEKSTIDEKDVSECVKREFERAKLKI from the coding sequence ATGAAGATGTCTAAATTATATATGCCTACCCTTAGGGAAGTGCCTTCGGAGGCAGAAATACCTAGTCATCAATTACTTTTAAGGGCAGGAATGATAAGAAAGTTAGTATCTGGTGTATATTCTTATTTGCCTTTGGGACATAGAGTTTTGAAAAAAATTGAAAATATAGTAAGAGAAGAAATGGACAGAGCAGGAGCTCAAGAATTACTTATGTCTGCTATTCAACCTGCTGAATTGTGGCAAGAAACAGGAAGATGGTCTGATTTTGGTCCAGAAATGTTTAGGTTGAAAGATAGAAATGAAAGACAATTTTGTTTAGGACCAACACATGAAGAAATATTTACAGATGTAATAAGGAATGAGCTTAAGTCCTATAAACAATTACCATTAAATATTTATCAGATACAGACTAAGTATAGAGATGAAAAAAGACCTAGATTTGGACTTATGAGATCTAGAGAGTTTTTAATGAAAGATGCATATAGTTTTGATAAAGATGAAGCAGGAATGGAAAATTCATATCGTGAAATGTGGGAGGCATATGAAAGGGTATTTACTAGATGTAAACTTAAATTTAAAATAGTTGAAGGAGATTCTGGTGCTATGGGAGGGAATAATTCCCATGAATTTATGGCTATGTCTGATGTAGGAGAGAGTCTTGTGGCATATTGTGATGCCTGTGATTATGCAGCGACCGATGAAAAGGCAGCTGCTGTATATGATATAAATCTATCTGGTGAAGATATACTACCTATGGAAAGGATAGATACACCAAACGTAGGTACAATAGAAGACCTTATTAATTTCTTTAATTGTGGTGGAGAGAAATTTATAAAGACATTACTTTATAAAGTAGAAGACGATGTAATAGCAGTACTAATACCTGGAGACAGGGAATTAAACGAGACTAAATTAGTTAATTTATTGGGAGTGCCTGAACATCTTGTGGAATTGGCCGATGAAGAAACTATAAAAGAAGTAACAGGAGCAAATGTAGGTTTTGCAGGTCCCATAGGATTAAAAGATGATGTTAAGATATATGTGGATTCAAGGGTTACTAAAATGAAGAATGCCATAGTTGGTGGAAATGAAACAGATATCCATATTAAAAATGTAAATTATGGAAGGGACTTTACTGGAGAAGTAGTTGAGGATCTATTATTAGTGAAACTAGGAGATAGATGTCCTAAATGTGGTGCAGAATTGAAAATGGATAGAGGTATAGAAGTAGGGAATATATTCCAATTAGGCACTAAATACAGTGAAGGATTAAATGCTACATTTTTAGATGAAAATGGAAAAGATCAGAAATTTGTTATGGGATGTTATGGAATAGGTGTTTCTAGGACATTGGCAGCTATAATTGAACAATATCATGATGATAATGGTATTATTTGGCCATTGGTTGTAGCTCCATATCATGTTGTAATTACAGTAGTGAATGTTAAAAAAGAAGACCAAGTTCAATTGGCAGAAAAATTATATAATGAACTTTCAGATATGGGTATAGAGGTACTTTTAGATGATAGAAAAGAAAGGGCAGGGGTTAAATTTAATGATGCAGAGCTTATAGGTATACCTATGAGGGTTACTGTGGGAAGAGATGCCTCTGAAGGAAAAGTTGAATTTGTGCTAAGAGATAGTGGAGAAAAGAGTACTATTGATGAAAAAGATGTTTCGGAGTGTGTAAAGAGAGAATTTGAAAGGGCAAAATTAAAAATATAA
- a CDS encoding SurA N-terminal domain-containing protein, whose protein sequence is MKLIKSKLFFVFLVLLTIGITVSASNISELDLFKKEIHKIGSEVRNINKNARSKDISEKVILEIGDEKIALEQFETVGAGLKTKDKNKIADFIIRGTLLNKIAQDNGIIVSDSDIKNYMQELKSFIENNANAKERFDIYLESFGFTEKEFWNNEKTFDQYRSALLQGKYRSYLRKYFTNKYKNKTLNEINELVNKRIETLIEIEKKNIKIKKHF, encoded by the coding sequence ATGAAATTAATAAAATCAAAATTATTTTTTGTTTTTTTAGTTTTATTGACAATAGGAATAACAGTCAGTGCTTCAAATATTAGTGAGCTTGATTTATTTAAAAAAGAGATACACAAAATAGGTTCAGAAGTAAGAAATATTAATAAAAACGCTAGAAGTAAAGACATATCAGAAAAAGTAATATTAGAAATAGGAGATGAAAAAATAGCATTAGAACAATTTGAAACGGTAGGAGCAGGTTTAAAAACTAAAGATAAAAACAAAATAGCTGATTTTATAATTAGAGGAACTCTACTGAATAAAATAGCCCAAGACAATGGAATAATAGTATCAGATAGTGATATTAAAAATTATATGCAAGAACTTAAATCTTTTATAGAAAACAATGCAAATGCAAAAGAACGATTTGATATATATCTAGAGAGTTTTGGATTCACCGAAAAAGAATTCTGGAATAATGAAAAAACATTTGACCAATACAGAAGTGCACTATTACAAGGAAAATATCGTAGTTATCTAAGAAAGTATTTCACTAATAAATATAAAAATAAAACACTAAATGAAATTAACGAATTAGTAAATAAAAGAATTGAAACTCTTATAGAAATTGAAAAGAAAAATATCAAGATAAAAAAACATTTTTAG
- the radA gene encoding DNA repair protein RadA has translation MSKLKTKYICQECGYESPKWMGKCPSCEQWNTFTEEIYDKNIKKTNMGINRSFYTKPERIRDIKIDKEDRISTNINELNRVLGGGVVKGSLILVGGDPGIGKSTLLIQVANNMASTKLRVLYVSGEESAKQIKIRSDRLDIDSENLYILPETNIEVVKKSIEDLKPNILIVDSIQTVYSPQLTSAPGTVSQVREITSMLMGISKSLGIATFIVGHVTKQGAIAGPRVLEHMVDTVLYFEGERHNTYRILRGVKNRFGSTNEIGIFEMRDIGLVEVKNPSEMLLSGRPMNTPGTIVVPCMEGTRPMLVEIQALVSSTVFGMPRRVATGIDYNRVVLMMAVLEKRVGLQTQNMDCYVNITGGIQIKEPAIDAGIICAIASSFKDKEIDHNTIVMGEVGLTGEIRSISFIESRLKEAMKLGFTKAIIPKSNMKGLNIDNKKMDVFPVGNIIDALDIVLGG, from the coding sequence ATGTCAAAATTAAAAACGAAATATATATGTCAAGAATGTGGATATGAATCTCCTAAATGGATGGGAAAATGTCCCTCTTGTGAACAGTGGAATACTTTCACTGAGGAGATATATGATAAGAATATTAAAAAGACCAATATGGGTATTAATAGATCTTTTTATACTAAACCTGAAAGAATAAGGGATATAAAAATAGATAAAGAGGATAGGATATCTACTAATATAAATGAGCTAAACAGAGTTTTGGGTGGAGGAGTAGTGAAGGGTTCTTTGATATTAGTAGGAGGAGACCCTGGAATAGGAAAGTCTACATTACTTATACAGGTGGCCAACAATATGGCATCTACAAAACTGAGGGTTCTTTATGTATCGGGTGAGGAATCTGCAAAGCAAATAAAAATAAGGTCTGATAGATTAGATATAGATTCAGAAAATCTTTACATATTACCAGAAACTAATATTGAAGTGGTTAAAAAATCAATAGAGGATTTAAAACCCAATATACTTATAGTAGATTCAATACAGACAGTATATAGTCCCCAATTGACCTCTGCTCCTGGAACAGTAAGTCAAGTTAGAGAGATTACTTCAATGCTTATGGGCATCTCAAAATCTTTAGGTATAGCCACTTTTATAGTTGGACATGTTACTAAACAAGGGGCTATAGCAGGACCTAGAGTACTTGAGCATATGGTAGACACTGTACTATATTTTGAAGGAGAAAGACATAATACATATAGGATATTGAGAGGAGTTAAAAATCGATTTGGTTCCACTAATGAGATAGGGATATTTGAAATGAGAGATATAGGTCTGGTGGAGGTAAAAAATCCATCTGAGATGTTGTTATCAGGAAGGCCTATGAATACGCCAGGTACTATTGTAGTCCCTTGTATGGAAGGGACAAGGCCTATGCTGGTAGAGATTCAGGCATTGGTTAGTTCCACGGTATTTGGTATGCCCAGAAGAGTAGCTACAGGAATAGACTATAATAGGGTAGTATTAATGATGGCAGTGTTAGAAAAACGAGTGGGTTTGCAGACTCAAAACATGGATTGCTATGTTAATATTACTGGAGGAATACAGATAAAGGAGCCAGCCATAGATGCAGGTATAATATGTGCAATAGCTTCTAGCTTTAAAGATAAAGAGATAGACCATAATACGATAGTAATGGGAGAAGTGGGATTGACTGGGGAAATAAGGAGTATAAGCTTTATAGAAAGTAGATTGAAAGAAGCGATGAAATTAGGATTTACTAAGGCTATAATTCCTAAATCAAATATGAAGGGATTAAATATAGACAATAAAAAGATGGATGTGTTTCCAGTGGGCAATATAATAGATGCACTAGATATAGTATTAGGAGGATAA
- the ispF gene encoding 2-C-methyl-D-erythritol 2,4-cyclodiphosphate synthase gives MRVGIGYDVHKLVENRPLIIGGVSIEYGLGLLGHSDADVLVHAIMDSILGAMGEGDIGKHFPDTDCRYKDISSMKLLTEVYDLMNSKGYKISNIDSVIVAQMPKMAPYIEDMRLNISKALKCDKACINIKATTTERLGFEGRGQGISSQAVCLLEYS, from the coding sequence TTGAGAGTAGGAATTGGATATGATGTACATAAACTTGTGGAAAACAGGCCTTTAATTATAGGGGGAGTTAGTATAGAGTACGGGCTTGGTCTATTGGGTCATTCTGATGCCGATGTATTGGTTCATGCTATCATGGACAGTATTTTAGGTGCAATGGGAGAGGGAGATATAGGTAAGCATTTCCCTGATACAGATTGTAGATATAAAGATATATCCAGTATGAAATTGTTAACAGAAGTATATGATTTGATGAATAGTAAAGGATATAAGATAAGTAATATAGATAGTGTAATAGTGGCACAGATGCCTAAAATGGCTCCCTATATAGAAGATATGAGACTAAATATATCAAAGGCATTGAAATGTGATAAGGCATGTATAAATATAAAGGCCACCACAACAGAGAGATTGGGATTTGAAGGTAGAGGACAGGGAATATCATCCCAAGCTGTATGTTTGTTGGAATACAGTTAG
- a CDS encoding PIN/TRAM domain-containing protein gives MVNKIIKIVLTLVGVLLGLGIAVFVTSLEILDFISPKMELFIFSFFSILGGIIFLIFSSKIMVAGKKIAVTAEGKLQRVPAWDIAFGSVGLIVGLLIAYLLSQPFYKLSIPYLGVAVSILLYLLFGYLGAIIPTKKREDFSNLVCLFRRDSGNKEKVEEIETKSKVKPKVLDTSVIIDGRIADICNTGFVEGPLIIPEFVLEELQHIADSSDALKRNRGRRGLDILNKIQKEIDIEVIIDSKDFEDVEEVDSKLLKLAQFLGGKVVTNDFNLNKVAEFHGVDVLNINELANAVKPVVLPGEEMVVQVIKDGKESGQGVAYLDDGTMIVVDGGRKHIGETVGVMVTSVLQTAAGRMIFAKPKSMIDKAV, from the coding sequence GTGGTCAATAAAATAATTAAAATAGTATTGACTTTAGTAGGTGTTTTATTGGGTCTTGGTATAGCAGTATTTGTTACTTCTTTGGAAATTTTGGATTTTATTAGTCCTAAAATGGAATTATTTATCTTTTCTTTCTTTAGTATATTAGGTGGAATTATATTTTTAATTTTTTCTTCTAAAATTATGGTAGCTGGAAAGAAGATTGCGGTAACAGCAGAAGGAAAGCTTCAAAGAGTTCCCGCTTGGGATATAGCCTTTGGTTCAGTAGGCCTTATAGTGGGATTATTGATAGCGTATCTGTTGAGTCAACCCTTTTATAAATTGAGTATTCCTTACCTTGGTGTTGCAGTATCCATATTATTATATCTTTTATTTGGGTATTTAGGTGCTATTATACCTACTAAAAAGAGAGAAGATTTTTCTAATCTGGTATGTCTGTTTAGAAGAGATAGTGGAAATAAGGAGAAGGTTGAAGAGATAGAAACTAAATCAAAAGTTAAACCTAAGGTATTAGATACCAGTGTTATAATAGATGGTAGAATAGCAGATATTTGTAATACTGGTTTTGTGGAAGGACCGTTAATAATACCAGAATTTGTATTGGAAGAATTACAACATATCGCTGATTCTTCAGATGCATTGAAGAGAAATAGAGGAAGAAGAGGGTTAGATATACTAAATAAAATTCAAAAAGAAATAGACATAGAAGTTATTATAGATTCTAAGGATTTTGAAGATGTGGAAGAAGTAGATAGTAAATTATTGAAATTGGCTCAATTTCTTGGAGGAAAAGTAGTAACCAATGATTTTAACTTAAATAAGGTTGCAGAATTTCATGGAGTGGACGTCCTCAATATAAATGAGTTAGCCAATGCAGTAAAGCCTGTGGTTTTACCAGGAGAAGAGATGGTTGTTCAAGTTATTAAAGATGGAAAAGAATCGGGCCAAGGGGTTGCATACCTTGATGATGGTACTATGATTGTAGTAGATGGAGGAAGAAAGCATATAGGAGAGACTGTAGGAGTAATGGTTACTAGTGTGCTTCAAACAGCAGCTGGAAGAATGATATTTGCTAAACCCAAAAGCATGATAGATAAGGCAGTATAG
- the disA gene encoding DNA integrity scanning diadenylate cyclase DisA, whose amino-acid sequence MLEDKNKGLEEIYDSIKILAPGTKLREGLENIVRAKTGAIIVIGDNKDVLDIVNGGFHINNEFSPAYLYELAKMDGAIILSHDCKKILYANTQLVPDPFILSKETGIRHRTAERVGKQTKALVIAISQRRNIITLYKGDFKYVLRDVSEILTKANQAIQTLEKYKIVLDQSMTNLSALEFEGLVTVYDVVKVLQRTEMVVRIVDEIEKYILELGNEGRLISMQMDELTSEVQEDGENIIKDYYLKGKGNTFDDILEGMAQLSSEELLNLSNIAEVLGFDNGLESLDYSVFPKGYRILSKIPRLPNAVLENVINKFGSFGDILKATTAQLNDVDGIGEIRARSIKEGLRRIQEQSLLDRHI is encoded by the coding sequence ATGTTAGAGGATAAAAATAAGGGACTAGAAGAGATATATGATTCCATAAAGATTTTAGCTCCAGGAACAAAGCTCAGAGAGGGATTGGAAAATATAGTAAGGGCTAAAACAGGAGCAATTATAGTCATAGGAGATAATAAAGATGTATTAGATATAGTAAATGGTGGATTTCATATAAATAATGAATTTTCTCCCGCATATTTATATGAATTGGCTAAGATGGATGGCGCTATAATATTGAGTCATGATTGTAAAAAAATCTTATATGCAAATACCCAGCTAGTTCCAGACCCTTTCATTCTTTCTAAAGAGACCGGTATAAGACATAGGACTGCAGAACGAGTAGGAAAACAAACAAAGGCTTTAGTTATAGCAATATCTCAAAGGAGAAACATAATAACTCTATATAAGGGTGATTTTAAATACGTATTAAGAGATGTCAGTGAAATATTGACTAAGGCTAATCAGGCAATACAGACCCTTGAAAAATACAAAATAGTTTTAGATCAATCTATGACAAATTTAAGTGCATTGGAATTTGAGGGGTTAGTGACAGTATATGATGTGGTAAAGGTACTCCAGAGGACAGAAATGGTCGTAAGGATAGTAGATGAAATAGAAAAGTATATTTTAGAATTGGGGAACGAAGGAAGACTTATTAGTATGCAAATGGATGAACTTACCAGTGAGGTTCAAGAAGATGGAGAAAACATTATTAAGGATTATTATTTAAAGGGTAAAGGTAATACATTTGACGATATATTGGAGGGGATGGCACAATTATCGTCCGAGGAACTACTAAACCTATCTAATATAGCGGAAGTCCTTGGGTTTGATAATGGATTAGAGTCTTTAGACTACTCAGTTTTTCCAAAGGGATATAGAATTTTAAGCAAGATACCTAGGTTGCCCAATGCGGTACTGGAAAATGTAATAAATAAATTTGGTTCCTTTGGTGATATCTTAAAGGCAACTACTGCACAACTGAATGATGTAGATGGTATAGGGGAAATAAGAGCAAGAAGTATAAAGGAAGGATTGAGAAGGATTCAAGAACAGTCATTGTTAGATAGGCATATTTAA